Below is a genomic region from Planctomycetota bacterium.
TCCTGAACATGACCAACCTGCGCGGCCAATGGTGCGGCGGACAACTCGCCGGCAACGGCACCCTGCGAGTTCCAGAGGACGGCCCGCAGAACTACCTGCTCGATCTGACGCTTCACCAGGCGGACGTCGCGACACTGGCCGGCGGGGTCGAACTCGGCGCGGGCGACGAACCGATCACCGCCCAACTCACCGCGAGTCTCACCGCCGAGGGCGTGCTCGGCGATCCGCGCAGCCGACGCGGACGGGGAGACCTGGCAATCGTCGGCAACCGCGGCGGCCGATTGGTCAAGCTCCCGCTCATGATCGGCCTCGTGCAGGTCATCAACCTCGCCTTCCCCGACGACAACGCTTTCACCGACGCGACCGCCGCCTACGCCCTGAGCGGCGATCAACTCGTCCTCGAATCGTTCGAACTCAGCGGCGGCGATGTCGCGCTGCGCGGCAACGGCAGCATCGACTTCGACACACGCGACGTCGCGCTGATCATCACCACCGCCAACCGCGGCCTGGACCGCATGCCCGTGCTCGGCGGCTTGATCGGCGGGGCCAGGGACGAGCTGCTCACCATCCGCATCAACGGCAAGCTCGAGAAGCCCGAGGTCCGCGCGGTGCCGCTCAACACGTTCCAGACAACCGTCGACGAAGTCCTACGCGGCCGGTAACCGATTTCCCCAACCCGGACCGGCCAAGCGTGTCTAGCCCATTGAGGCCATTTATGAAGCAGAAACCGCGATTTCGTTGGGCCACTGCGGCGATCACCGCAGTGCTGGCCCTGTCGTTCTCTGGAATTTCCTACGCCCAGGATCGGCCCCGCGAACGATCGTCGGCCCGCACCGAACGGCAGCGCTATGAGCGTCCGTCACAGCGCCAAAACCGCCCCCAAGCCCGGCCGACGCAGCGAACCCAACGCATCGAACAACAGCGGTCACAGAGCCGAGCAAGGGCTCAGTCGACGGTGCGGCAACAACGGGCACAAGTCCAGCAACGACAGCGGTCGTCTTCCGTCCGTCAGCGTGACCGTTTCCGCAACGATCGCACCGACTTCGATCGTCGTGCGCGGCAGAGCCGGGAGTTCGACCGCCGCGACCGGGATTTCCGGCCCAACGTCCGTCGGTCCGACAGCTCCCGGTTCCGGAACTCATCGCGGAACTATCGCGGCTTCAACAATCGTTTCGACAACAGGCGGTTCGATGATTTCCGCCGATTCGACAATCGCCGGTTCAACAGTCGCTTCGGCGACAGGCGGTTCGATCGCTTCCGCGGCAGCTTCCGGTATAGCGACTTCCGCCGGTCCAACTCACGATTCACGTTCAGCCTGAGCTACAACGACTACGGCTATTACAACCGCCACTTCCGCGGGAACTACGGCTACTTCGGACGCCGATATGCGTCGCCCTTCCGCAGCTATTACGGTTCGTACTTCGGCGGGCCGTACTACGGCTTCGGGCGTCACTACCGGACGACCGCGTCACGCTTCCATTTCGGTTCCTTCGGCAACCGCTTCGACAGGGATTTCCGGTTCAGTTACGACTATTTCGACCGGTCGATCCATCGGTCGCCGCGCCGCGTGATCCATCCGGTGCGGCGTGATTTCGGCTTCTTCGGAAAGACGTACTCGCGGCCGTATTACCCCGTCTACGACCGGCTCGGCTGTTACCCGACCGGCATCTACAGCTTCGGGGTTCGGTTCCAGTTCAACTGGTAGTTCGTAGACTCCGGCCACGGTGTGTGGCTTTGCCGGCATTCTCTCCTTCGCAACACCGCCAGACCCGGCGGTGTTGCGTCGTATGGGCAGCGCTCTGGCTCATCGCGGGCCCGATGGCGAGGGCATCTGGCACGACCAACATTGCGGCCTCGCCCATCGCCGCCTCGCCATCCTCGACCCCGACCCCCGCAGCGATCAGCCGTTCGTCGAGGAAGGCCCGGACGGACTCCACGTCCTCGCCTACAACGGCGAGATCTACAACCACCGCGAACTGCGCAAAGAGCTGCCCGGCGAATGGCGCACGCAGAGCGACACCGAGACGCTGATCCGCGCGCTACGCACCTGGGGCATCGACGCCGTGAGCAAGCTCGACGGCATGTTCGCGTTCGCGTGGTGGAACGGACAAACGCTGGTGCTGGCACGGGACCCGGTGGGGCAAAAGCCGTTGTACTACACCGGCGGCCCAACGGTGCGCTTCGGCAGTGAACTGCGGGCGGTTCGAACCGACGAGCCGATGGCGACGGACATACTCGCGGACTACCTGCGGTTCGGGTACGTGCCGTTCGATCGCACAACATTCGCGGGCATCCACAAGCTGTTGCCCGGGCACACGCTAACCGTGGGCGGGGAACAGTCCCCACGGCTACGCCACCAACGCTACGAGCTCGACCATCAGCCGACCGGGACCGTCCGCGAGGCGGTCGAAACTGCTGTCGGGAAGCGCCTGCTCTCCGACGTCCCCCTCGGTGTGTTGCTCTCGGGCGGGGTCGATTCGTCCATTGTCGCTGCGTGCGCTCGGAAGCACGGGCCGGTCAGCACGTTCTGCATCGGCTTCGACGATCCACGCTATGACGAGCGCGGCCCGGCCCGACGCGTTGCCCAGCACCTTGGCACCGATCACCACGACGCGACGATCACGCCCACCATCGCGGACGACCTGCCCAAACTCGTCCGCGTCTTCGGTGAGCCCTTCGCCGACTCGTCCGCCCTGCCGACGCATTACCTCTCACGCTTCGTCCGCCAGCACGTCAAGGTCGCCCTCGGCGGCGACGGGGGTGACGAACTCTTCGGTGGTTACGAGCGCTACCGCGCCTTCGCCGCTTCATACAGACTGCAATGGCTACGCGGCCTCGCACCGCTGGCCAACCTATTGCCTGGCTCGCACCCGAAGTCGAAAACGAGCAAGCTCAAACGCTTCGCAGCGGGACTGCAGCTCGACGCCGTCACACGTTACCTGTCGTTCGTTGCTCTGTTCGATGAGCCGACGATTCAAGTTCTGCTACCGAATGCGAACCGCGTTGCGGAGCAACGCAGCTACACGCTGCTGAGCGATTTGCTCGAGACGAATCCACCCGCGAATGCGGTGATGAAGTTCGACCGCACAACCTACCTCCCCGACGACCTGCTCACGAAAGTCGATCGCGCTTCGATGCTGCATGGCCTCGAAGTGCGGAGTCCGTTCATGGACAAACGCTTGCTTGCCTGGGCGGCCTCGAACTCGCCGCGGCTCGGCAAGCGTGATCTGCGCGAGGCGTTCGGTGCCGACTTGCCGAAGGAAGTCTTCACCCGCCGCAAGATGGGGTTTGCCCTGCCGATCGGCGACTGGTTTCGCGTCGACCTGCGTGCCATGCTCCACGATCATGTCCTCCGCCCCAATGGCTTCTGCGGCACGCACCTGCACATGCCCGTCGTACAACGATTCATCGAAGAGCACGAAACCCGCAAGCTCGATCACAGCCAACGCCTCTACGCACTGCTATTCGCGGAAGTGTGGTGGGACGAACACGCCCGCTGAACACGCTCACATCAACTCGTCCGGCACGTGCGTCGCGCAAGCGATCACGGCGTCTTTGTCGTGGCCGTCATGCATCCAAGTGCGATCATCGGCGGAGAGAAGATCGTCGCTGGCCTTGGGGCCCCAGCCGCCGGGCTCGTATTCCTGCGGCGGCTTGGCATGCTTCTTCCAACCCTCGAGGATCGGGTCGATCACCCGCCAGGCGGCTTCGGCTTCGTCGCCGCGAATGAACAGCGTCTGATCGCCGACGATCGCGTCGTGGATGAGCCGCTCATACGCTTCGGGCGGTTGCTTGTTGAACGTCTCGCTGTAGTTGAAGTCCAGGGCGACTTCCTTGATCTGCATCTGTCCGCCCGGGACTTTGCCGTTGATCAGCAACGTCATGCCTTCCTCGGGCGCGACGCGGATGATCAAATCGTTGGCAAACACTGGCGTTTCGCACGTCTTGCCGAAGAGCGTCTGCGGCGGCTGGCGGAAGCGGACGACGATCTCACTGAGCTTCTGTTTGAGCGCCTTGCCGGTGCGGATGTAGAACGGCGTGCCGTTCCAACGCCAGTTGTCGATGTAGACCTTCAGCGCCGCGAACGTTTCGGTCTGGCTGCTCGGGTCGACGCCGTCGGCATTCTTATAGCCGGCGGTCTGCTTACCGCCGGCCTCGCCCGGACCGTACTGGCCGCGGACGGCATGCTCGTCGACCTCGCGTGGCGCGATCGGGCGGATGCTGCGGAAGACCTTCACCTTCTCGTCGCGGATGCTCTTGGCATCAAGGTTTGCCGGCGGCTCCATCGCGGTGAGCGCGAGCAACTGGAAGATGTGGTTCTGCACCATATCACGCAGCGCACCGCTGCGGTCGTAGTACCCCGCGCGGTCGTCGGCGTTCACGCTCTCGGCAACGGTGATCTGGACATGATCGACATACCGGTACGTCCACAACGGCTCGAAGATGCTGTTGGCAAATCGGGCGACCATCAGGTTCTGCACGGTCTCCTTGCCGAGGTAGTGGTCGATCCGGAAAATCTGCGTTTCGTCGAGAACGCCGAGGAGTTGTTCATTGAGTTCGAGCGCGGTGGCGAGATCGGTGCCAAAGGGCTTCTCGATGATGACGCGCTGCCAGGATTCATGGTTGTCGCCGCGAACGATCAGGCCACGCTCGCCGAGGGTGCTCACGACCGGCGCGAACGCACTCGGTGGCGTCGAAAGGTAGAACAGGCGGTTGCCCTGCGTGCCGTGCTTTTCGTCGAGTTCTTCGAGGAAGGCCTTGAGCGCGTCGAAGCGATCGAGGTCGTCATAGCCGCCTGGGTGGTAGT
It encodes:
- the asnB gene encoding asparagine synthase (glutamine-hydrolyzing); this encodes MCGFAGILSFATPPDPAVLRRMGSALAHRGPDGEGIWHDQHCGLAHRRLAILDPDPRSDQPFVEEGPDGLHVLAYNGEIYNHRELRKELPGEWRTQSDTETLIRALRTWGIDAVSKLDGMFAFAWWNGQTLVLARDPVGQKPLYYTGGPTVRFGSELRAVRTDEPMATDILADYLRFGYVPFDRTTFAGIHKLLPGHTLTVGGEQSPRLRHQRYELDHQPTGTVREAVETAVGKRLLSDVPLGVLLSGGVDSSIVAACARKHGPVSTFCIGFDDPRYDERGPARRVAQHLGTDHHDATITPTIADDLPKLVRVFGEPFADSSALPTHYLSRFVRQHVKVALGGDGGDELFGGYERYRAFAASYRLQWLRGLAPLANLLPGSHPKSKTSKLKRFAAGLQLDAVTRYLSFVALFDEPTIQVLLPNANRVAEQRSYTLLSDLLETNPPANAVMKFDRTTYLPDDLLTKVDRASMLHGLEVRSPFMDKRLLAWAASNSPRLGKRDLREAFGADLPKEVFTRRKMGFALPIGDWFRVDLRAMLHDHVLRPNGFCGTHLHMPVVQRFIEEHETRKLDHSQRLYALLFAEVWWDEHAR
- the zwf gene encoding glucose-6-phosphate dehydrogenase — encoded protein: MPSVPPCAIVIYGASGDLAKLKLIPALYELLREGLLPDSFALVGYSRTKMSHDEFRDRCREAVTTNARSAKSDAVDEKLLEKLCANAYYHPGGYDDLDRFDALKAFLEELDEKHGTQGNRLFYLSTPPSAFAPVVSTLGERGLIVRGDNHESWQRVIIEKPFGTDLATALELNEQLLGVLDETQIFRIDHYLGKETVQNLMVARFANSIFEPLWTYRYVDHVQITVAESVNADDRAGYYDRSGALRDMVQNHIFQLLALTAMEPPANLDAKSIRDEKVKVFRSIRPIAPREVDEHAVRGQYGPGEAGGKQTAGYKNADGVDPSSQTETFAALKVYIDNWRWNGTPFYIRTGKALKQKLSEIVVRFRQPPQTLFGKTCETPVFANDLIIRVAPEEGMTLLINGKVPGGQMQIKEVALDFNYSETFNKQPPEAYERLIHDAIVGDQTLFIRGDEAEAAWRVIDPILEGWKKHAKPPQEYEPGGWGPKASDDLLSADDRTWMHDGHDKDAVIACATHVPDELM